taaaatttaattattttatttttttaaatgtgtatcatacaatatattacgatatataatatgaaaaattagatttttgatacaCTATACGTTACATAATTTCACCACCATGAGTAAGATTACAATGTTGGGACCGGTCAAAGTTAGTGTTaggattttgatttatttttaattaaagacaaTGAGTGGTCTAAGTGATAATTGATTACGTTGATGGgagatttatgattttttgtaaTGTTGAGGTGTGAGGAAtatttatactataatatttatatattttatgaattacCATAAATACCCTTTTATcctcaataattaattaataaatttgatttgatttcagTCAAGATGTTGAGTCACCTAATTCAAATCATTAGCATCCACAATCTTGTTGGAAGTTTATATGTTTAGTGGGCCGCGCACAGTCTTGGGCCGGGTCGAAATCTTTGAGGGCCAAGCCGCGAAAGGATGGATGGTTCAGTACTCAATAGATCCGGACGCCAAAAACCAACGTAATTCCATTTGACTTCCGGCAAAAGCCAGAGGCACCTGTGCGCCAAAAGCCGTTATTTTTGTTGCAGTTGAAGATTGATAGAGAGATCCATTTTTGCACAAAATAACGATGCGTTCTTTCTCTCTGCATTAACATCAATGAAGGATTAAGGCTACCAGGTACTCGGCTCTTAAACCTCAATTTCACTGGCTGTTGTCTGAAAATCTTTGTCGGTTTTGCGAGAATTTCATACAACTGCTCAAATAGATttgatataatatgaattatgtTAGTTAGAGGGAgtagattttctttttgatgCTATTGTTGTTGAGTTTTTGACAATTAGGTTAGAGAAAGCAAAGTTGAGAGATATGAGGGGGCCGTCACACCGTTTCCAGAGAGTAGATGCGCATGCTGATTGGGTCGACGGTTCATGGACGGTGGATTGTGTGTGTGGGGTGACTTTCGATGATGGTGAAGAGATGGTGAATTGCGATGAGTGTGGTGTGTGGGTTCACACACGATGCTCTAAGTGTGTCAAAGGGGAGGAATCGTTTGCCTGTGATAAGTGCAAGAGCAGGAATAATAGGAATAGAATTCATAATGATAGTGAAGAGACTGAGGTTGCACAATTTTTAGTTGAGTTGCCTACAAAAACTCTGAGATTAGAAAGTTCTTATACTGGTCCGGGAAGGCAGCCAGTCAGGCTTTGGACTAATATTCCAATGGGAAATAGGGTACATGTGCAAGGGATTCCAGGTGGTGATTCTCAGTTGTTTCATGGACTGTCATCGATTTTTACACCAGAGTTGTGGAAGTGTACAGGCTATGTGCCAAAGaagtttaattttcattatgGAGAGTTTCCATGCTGGGATGAGGAGGGTAACCACCTAGAGGAAGATAATGAGAATGAGAATCCAATTGATAATGGGGCAGGTGTATTATTCTCATTGTCAAAGGAGAACATTGTGGAAACACCTATGGGACCCTTGGCTGGAATGAGGGAGAGGGAGGAAGAGGGTGGGTTTGATAGGAAGGTGTGTTCAAAGGAGATGAAGTGGGAAGGTGAGGGTGTACATGTTAAGTGTTCTTGGAATGGCATGAAGAAAGAGAGGAGTTTGCTTCGGACTGGTTTGGTACACTCTGGGAAGCGGAAGAAAGAAGACTTTGGTGTGTCCAAAGACCGGAGTGGAAAGAAGAAAGCTGGAGTTGGTGAGAAGGAGGCAGATGAAAGGAAGAAAACTTTACATCCTTCTAGAACAGGTGATATGATGTTCATTGTAATTCTTTGAATGCTCAATGCATGCATATATTACCATGCAAAATGTTGTTCTTCATTTGGGTTGCCATCTTTTACTCTAATGAAAGAATGTAACTGGTGAATTGCATCTTGTTGTAGCTGACATGCACTTGTTGACTCCAagcttttgtttgttttattcatataattagtGTTTAGATCCAGCAGTGATGCAAAACAATTGGAATTTTATGAAGACAGAGGTCCGAAGTCTTCCAAGACTGACAATCAGATAATAAAGAACGAGGCTGCACAGGAGGATGTGCATCATGAGCCTGTATCAGAGTATTATCTTGCTGAAGATACTGGTTTTGACAGATCCAAGAACAACTTAGGAGCTGATGAATACCCTGTGGATGCCTTTTCTTCTGATGTTTATAGATATTTTCATTCCAATGAAGATGGACTGAAGGAACAAATGACCAGCCATCAACTTCCTGGGGCAATTAAGAGTTCTCCTGCAACTGATGACATTGCTGGGTCAGTTTTAGAAGACAATGATACTGGGAACGTTTCTGTAAAACCAGAGGTATGCTTTCTTGTGATTAAGGCATTTACTTactttgttgattatttttattaaagttctGGTTTAAATAGGTTTAATGATGGATCCTTTatccaaaaaagaaagaaaaaggtataTGATAAGTCATTTATCTATGTGATTTGCATATTCAGGCAACATTAACTCTGCTGACATTAACATTTGGAGATATTGCTGACCTCTACTACCATTAATGATTTCCTTTAGAATGATTAATAATAGGGGAGGTCCCATAAAATTTTCACCAATGTTAGGGGAGGTTCCAGATATTTTTGATCGTTTAACCATTGAATTTGACAGACAATGGCAGGTGTTGCGTATTGAATTAAGGGAAAGCAGTTGTCTTTAATTTTAAGGCAAAGATGAGGGGATGTCAGCaaaattttctataatataatGTCTTTTAGCCTGTCAACTTAGAATTACTTTTCTTAAAGAGTTTTTCATACATGACATTACTAAGTTCAATGTCAGTTCTTTCTCGTAGTTAGCTTTTGACTTTGATTTGAGAAATGAGGTGATAGTTGAGAATTCTATGAGTTGGTGTTTACTAGCTGAAACTCAGGCTGGGACACTTATGGCTTTTGAAAGCTGGAAACTTGTAGAGGGCTATGAAGGGTGGATAACAGAATGAAAGAGTTAAGTCTTACAACCACCAGGCGGACATAACCTGTGCACcctctaaaaattttatgtatgcTTCATATAAAGATTGCAGTCTGGGCTTGACTTTTAATAATCTGTTGATATTTATACAACTTTCTTTCCTCTTTGCTTTAAAACTATACCTATGTGTTGAAATGACCTCTCTAAATCCTTTTAGGGAGATAGCATAGCTCTTGATAAAGTAGATGATGGACATGAAGCTTCCACTAAAACTGCTCAGAAACCTCTTGTTGAAGACATGGTTAATGTTGGACCAGAAGTTGGGAATAATCAGGTCATTGAAGATTTAAGTGGTGCCAGCCAGATCTCTGTAATGCCTTATGTTGAAGTGAAAACAGATGTAGATAACGATGATTCTAGGGGTAGCTTGAATTTGCAGTCCTCTCTTGGTGACACTAAAGTACAAAGTAAAGCTTCTAATGACATGTCTGAGAACTCTAAAGTAAATGATCTAAGGACAACCTGTTCAAAATCAAGTGATCATAAAAAGGCACAGGGTGCTGAAAGAACTTCAGAAGCAGGTAGTAATTACCATTCAGATAAAGCTTATGACATAACTGGTGATCCTTGTCAGATTAGACGAGAACTAAATGGTTTAGTTAGGCCCATGGAAATGCAAAAAAGTTCCCCAGAGCCCAAATACAAATCAGGAAGTGTCAAAGAGGAATCAAAATCAGAAGGGAATAGCTTAAACTCTGCAACACTAACCAGCCAGCAGAGAATGGTAGTATCTGTCTGGAAATCTTCATCCAATTTGTCAAATACCGAGGCCTCCAAATCGTCTGCTCCTGAAAACTTGAAACCTGCAGATACTCAGAACTCTAATCTTAATACTAAACAAAGTGTTTCATCTGAGAATAATATTAGTATTAAGAAAGATCTTGCTGTTAGTGGCATCAGCAGGGATGAAGTAAGACAAGATGTGTTGAGAAAATCAGCAAAAGAGCATTCAAAATCCTCCATGAATCCTTTATCAAAAGTGTCACACTACAGCAGGACTTTACATGCTAATTCCAAGCGAACCATGTCAGACTCAAAAAATTCTGTGCCTTTCTTATCTTCTAAATTGTCATCagggcacaatgttgctgttgCTTCAGTGTCTAGTGATTCCACTGGGCCAGTGCAAAGTCACTGCGGCTTACAACcacaaaataaaatgtcaaCATCAGGTTTACCtgtaaaaagtgaaaaatttaaTCAGTCAAATTCTCAGACATCACCTGAGGTGAATTATGCAGCATCTATGCATCCTCTGGCAGCTTCAAATGGTCCTGCTATTCTAACTGATGAAGAGGTGTGTATGAAAGTGCCTGTTGTTTTCACTAGATTTCCTCTTCTCCCTAAGATGTTTACTTTTGTTAATacttctaaatttatttttgtcagCTTGCTTTGCTTTTGCATCAAGAACTGAACAGCTCTCCTAGAGTGCCTCGTGTACCACGTGTGTGCCACACTGGTGGCTTGCCTCAGTTGGCTTCTCCAACTGCAATAAGCATATTAATGAAGCGTTCGTCAAGTTTTGGAGGAAAGGATCAAAGTTTGGTATGATGCTTCTCTTCTCCTAAAATACATGATATAGCTTATCATCCCCATTTGTTAGTGTCTGCAGCCTCTGGTAACAACAATATTAGTGTGGTTCAATTCTGGTAACTAATCTCATAGTTGATACATTTTATAGTTTTCTAGACGAAAAAGCAAGGATGCATCAAAAGATGGGTTCCGCTTATCGTGAGTTTGATGATGAGGCTAGAAAGGTGGACAGAGTGCCATCTTCACAGATCTGAGGAGACATGATGTGGGATAGGCAGCAGATGCTTATATGATGGGTACCTGGGAGACGCCACTCGACCAACACTATTTCAGACAATATCTCTCCCTACTGATTTAATCACCAAACTGGAGCAACTGCA
This sequence is a window from Mangifera indica cultivar Alphonso chromosome 20, CATAS_Mindica_2.1, whole genome shotgun sequence. Protein-coding genes within it:
- the LOC123204768 gene encoding uncharacterized protein LOC123204768, whose amino-acid sequence is MRGPSHRFQRVDAHADWVDGSWTVDCVCGVTFDDGEEMVNCDECGVWVHTRCSKCVKGEESFACDKCKSRNNRNRIHNDSEETEVAQFLVELPTKTLRLESSYTGPGRQPVRLWTNIPMGNRVHVQGIPGGDSQLFHGLSSIFTPELWKCTGYVPKKFNFHYGEFPCWDEEGNHLEEDNENENPIDNGAGVLFSLSKENIVETPMGPLAGMREREEEGGFDRKVCSKEMKWEGEGVHVKCSWNGMKKERSLLRTGLVHSGKRKKEDFGVSKDRSGKKKAGVGEKEADERKKTLHPSRTVFRSSSDAKQLEFYEDRGPKSSKTDNQIIKNEAAQEDVHHEPVSEYYLAEDTGFDRSKNNLGADEYPVDAFSSDVYRYFHSNEDGLKEQMTSHQLPGAIKSSPATDDIAGSVLEDNDTGNVSVKPEGDSIALDKVDDGHEASTKTAQKPLVEDMVNVGPEVGNNQVIEDLSGASQISVMPYVEVKTDVDNDDSRGSLNLQSSLGDTKVQSKASNDMSENSKVNDLRTTCSKSSDHKKAQGAERTSEAGSNYHSDKAYDITGDPCQIRRELNGLVRPMEMQKSSPEPKYKSGSVKEESKSEGNSLNSATLTSQQRMVVSVWKSSSNLSNTEASKSSAPENLKPADTQNSNLNTKQSVSSENNISIKKDLAVSGISRDEVRQDVLRKSAKEHSKSSMNPLSKVSHYSRTLHANSKRTMSDSKNSVPFLSSKLSSGHNVAVASVSSDSTGPVQSHCGLQPQNKMSTSGLPVKSEKFNQSNSQTSPEVNYAASMHPLAASNGPAILTDEELALLLHQELNSSPRVPRVPRVCHTGGLPQLASPTAISILMKRSSSFGGKDQSLFSRRKSKDASKDGFRLSHYTRREDNRSPTAFPSVKKNMPSVSSTTANSGPSSSTEVNNHNVSSVHCSPRNISDDDTGTNCGPVHRTLPGLINATMSEGKRMIYEELCNAVLPLWPHLRKHNGERYAYSSHSQAVLHCLLNRQQWARLVVRGPKTSSTRKRCKFDADESEDNEYGNGRTGKEVESKSMESQREEFPKGKQKARKRQRLALQGRGIKDVRRRQKADLASEDDEVDLFSNSSDESMFSEDETHGSSACPAGSEASVSSDETGTA